TTCCTTGATGAGTTCCAGGTTGGGTGTCGAAATCTGCTCGTAGGTGACGTAGGCGGCCGGGTTGACGGACTTGATGATCCGCATGACCTCCTGAGCCCGCTTCCTCGGGATGACGGTGAAGGTTATTCGAACTGCACCGTCCATCCCCTCCGCGTTGACGACCGTTGCTCCAAAGCCGGCCTCCCGGAGAGCGTGAGCCGCCGGCGGGCTCTCGACGGGAGCAACGATCTGGAGGAGGCTGTCACCGAGGGCCAGCCAGCGTTCGACGGTCCCACCGAGCATCGTTCCGGCCGCGAACCCTCCGGCAAAAGCGACGATCTTCAGCGGTGAGTCGAGGTTGCTGAGGACCTGGCCCGCGGCCAGAACCCACACCAGCGACTCGAAGAATCCGAGCGTGCCGGCGAGGAGCCGCCGCCCGCGGACCAGCATGACGATGCGCAGCGTGCCGAGAGTCTGGTCGGTCACGCGCATCAAGAAGATCAAGAGTGCGGAGAGGAAGAGAGCCATAGGTCGCAGAGTGTAGGTGTGCTGAGGGCTTCTCCGTTCCTCCGGCGGGCGGCCCCTCTTGCGCTAGCCCTCGTTGCGGCCGTCCGGGGCCCGCCGGAACAACGCCATCCCGGCCAGCGTGATCCCCAGCACGATCGCCGAGGTGTACCACCAGACGGGTCCGGAACCGAGTGACGGGCGCATCGGCTCGGTGATCAGCCGGATCAGTCCTGCCGCGGCCAGGGCCAGCCCGGCCGGCAACCCGCCACGGCCAATCCGGCGGATCACGAGGAGCAACCCGCCGGCGGCCAGCAGGACCAGCAGTGCTGCGTAGAGCTCCGTCGGATGCCGGGTGAGATCCGATCCGGGCTGGGCAACCGCCCACGGCAGGTCGCTGCGGGTGCCGAGGCAGGTACCCCTGAAAACGCATCCGCCGTGCCAACCTGCAAGGCCGGCGAGTATCGCAGGCGACATCAGATCGAGTGTGGCGGGGAGCGAGCGGCGGGTTGCCCAGGCGAGGAACCCCAAAGCGCCGAGCGACGCGAAGCCCGTGTCGACTCCTCCCCTGATCAGGATGATGTCCGCCGGGTGAGTCACAGGGTTGGTGCCGGTCAGGAGCATCGCGGCGATGCGTCCGGCCACCAACCCGAACACCGTTGCCCCCAGAACGGTGTCGAATGACCGTTCGTCCGGACCGAGGCCGAGGCGCCGTTCGAACCAGAGCATCAGCCAGATTGCGCCTACCGCCAGAAGGGCCGCCCAGAGCAGAGTGAACTCCATCAAGCGCTCCTGGAGGATGGTTCTAGTACCTGCAACGTCGGACTCTCATCGGTTCAGGATCTCGTCTATCTGGAGCGACAGGGTGCGCTCGTCGATCACACCATTGTGCCGGTGGATCAGTTCGCCGCTGGCGGTGAAGAAGTAGGTGATCGGCACTCCGACTCCCCCCAGGGCGGAACGCACGGCACCGGAACGATCGAAGTAGTTGTCGAACTCCAGTCCGTATTCGGCGATGAACGCCCGCGCCGCATTCTGAGTGTCCTCGATGTCGATCCCGATGAAAGTCACCTCGTCGCCGAAGGCCTCGTGAGCGGCAGACAGCAACGGGGCCTCAGACCTGCACGGGATGCACCATGAGGCCCATACATTGAGCACGAGGGGATCGCCGGAGCTCAGCAGATCACTGAGGATGGCGTCGTCGATCGCAGGCAACTCCGGCACGTCTGCCGGTGCGGCAGTTCCGCAGGCGGCCAGCACCAGAGCGAGACCGAGGCCCGCCAGCATTCGGCGAATCACGGGTTCGCCCGAGGAACCCGAACGGTGAAGGTCGAACCCCGGCCGGGTCCGGCCGAATCCACCGACAGTTCACCGCCATGCGATCGGATGATGGTCCTGGAGATAGTCAGGCCGATTCCCGAACCGGTGAAGGCGACTCCCCGGCCTTCGACCCGGTGGAATCGTTCGAATATCTGCTCGAGCTCATTAGCGGGTATCCCTTCGCCTGTGTCGTGAACCGAAACCGCACACGTAGAGGCGTCGGCGGTGGCATTCAACCAGACTCTGCCCCCTGCCGGAGTGTGAATCAGCGCATTGCCGACCAGGTTGGTGAAGGCCTGTGCAAGGCGGTCGGGGTCTCCGCGCACCGGCAGGTCCGGCATCGGTCCGAGAGATAGCACGACGTCCTGGTCGTGGAACTGCGGCCGCAGCCTCTCCGCGGCGCGGCAGGCTACCCGACCCAGATCGACGGTGTGCAGGTCGAGGATCAGCGCGCCCTCTTCTGCACGGGACAGCAGCGCCAGATCTGCGGTGAGCCTCTTCAGCCGGGTGGCTTCGTCTGCAACCTCCGTGAAGACCTCCGGTGTGGGTTCGAATACCCCGTCGATCAAACCCTCCATGTAACCCTGGATGGTCGTCAACGGCGTCCGCAGTTCATGGGCGAGATCCGACATCAGCCTGCTTCTCTGCTGTTCGGTCCGTTCGAGCGTCTCACCCAGTGCGTTGACGTCGGCTGCCAGTTCGGCGAGTTCGATCTCATTCGGGATCGGGACGCGCTCCCCGTAGCGACCTTCGGCCAGCCGTCGTGTCGCCAGCTGCACGTTTCGCAAGGGCTTCAGGACCCTTCGCGAAGTGACTGCGGCGAGGATGGTCGCCAGTACGAAGCTGACAACAAACGCCACCCAGAGACCTGCATCGAGGGCCTTGTCCAGTGCGGCTTCGAGGTCAACCACGACGGTGGTGGTATCACTGCTGCCTGCCGGACCCCGGGGGCCCTGCTGGGCTGCCTCGATGGGGTTCGTCAAAGCCGCTCCCGATCCGGGAGTCCGAGCGCTCCCGACGGATCCGCCTGTCGTGCCGGACTCGCCCGTTCCACCCGTGGTGCCCGGTCCGCTGGTGGTGCCCGGTCCACCCGTGGTGCCCGGTCCACCCGTGGTGCCCGGTCCGCCGGTGGTGCCCGGTCCGCTGGTGGTGCCCGGTCCGCCGGGAGCCGACCCGGGAGTGGTCGTCGACGCGGAGTCGCCGTCGCCCGGTGTCGATGAGCCGACCGTCGATGAAGGTGGCATGGTTGGTGTATCGGGATCATCTACCGATCCGGGCTGCTCGGCAACGGAGTTGGGGACGGTTTCTCGACTCAATCCGTGTTGCTGCCCGATCCTCTCCACCTCAGCCTCGAACTCGGAAGGAACGAGCACCTGGAGGGCAACTGCCATCACGGCCAAGGTCACCACCGTCACCGCGAGATAGGACAGAAGCAGCCGGACCTCGAGACGGCGCAGGAGCTTCATGGCTCGAGGAGGAACTTGTAGCCCACACCGCGCGCCGTCCCGACGATGGCAGGTTGAGAAGCATCATCGGCGAGCGCCCTACGCAGATTCCGGATGTGAACGTCCACCACCCGTTCATCGCCGAAGAAATCCCAGCCCCAGACTCGTTCGAGGAGCTGCCGCCGGCTGAAGACACGCCCGGGTTCAGAAGCCAGGGCGGCCAGGAGATCGAACTCCAGAGCCGTGAGATCGACGATCCTGCCGCCCTTCGTGACCTCGCGGCGGTCCTGGTCGATACGCAGGTCGCCGAAGTCCATCCGGGTCGCGTCGGGCTTGCCACCGCCCCGATCGCGGCGCAGAACCGCCTTCACCCTGGCGAGCAGCTCGCGGGGGCTGAACGGCTTGGTCAGGTAATCATCAGCGCCGACGGAGAGTCCGATCAGCTTGTCGACTTCTTCGGCCCTTGCGGTGAGCATCACCACGTACACATCGGAGAAGGTCCGGATCTCGCGGAGCGCCTCGATGCCGTCGAGGCCCGGAAGCATGATGTCGAGGACGACGAGATCGGGTTGATGAACACGCACACTCTCGATTGCTTCCCGGCCGGTGGCGGCTTCGAGGACGGAGAAGCCATCCTTCTCGAGATAAGCGCGTACCAGTTGCCGGATCTTTCGCTCGTCATCAACGACCAGAATCGTTCGATCACTCACATGTTCATCCTACGCAGCCGTCCCGCGCTCTTTGCTCGGGCACGGTGAATGGGAGGCGTGGGGTTCCGGCGAAGGAGGCTTCGACTCGGCTAGGTTCAGGCCATGGCACGCAGGCCGCATACAATCGCGATGGTTCTGGCAGGGGGAGAGGGCAACCGCCTGTTCCCGCTCACCAGATCGAGGGCCAAACCGGCCGTCCCGTTCGGCGGCCACTACCGGTTGGTCGACTTCGTGCTCTCGAATCTGGTCAACGCCAACTACCGGCGCATTGCGGTGCTCACCCAGTACAAGAGCCACAGTCTCGACGTGCATCTCTCGCAGACATGGAGATTGTCGCCCATTCTCGGCAGCTACGTCACGCCGGTACCGGCGCAGATGCGGCGCGGCCCGCACTGGTACGAGGGCAGTGCCGACGCGATCGCCCAGAACCTGAACATTCTCAGCGATGAGAACCCCGACTACGTGATTGTGTTTGGTGCCGATCACATCTATCGCATGGATCCGGCGCAGATGGTTCGGCAGCACATCGACTCCGGGACAGGGGTCACGGTGGCTGCCATCCCTATTCCGATCGAAGGAGCCTCCCAGTTCGGGATCATCGACGCAGCTCCCGACGGCACTATCAGACACTTCCTCGAGAAACCGGCCGATCCCCCTTCCATGCCGGGCAGGCCCGACATGGCCTACGCCTCGATGGGCAACTACGTGTTCGACGCAGCCGTTCTCCGTGAGATCGTCCTGGCCGACGCCGAGGACGAGGATTCGCGACACGACATCGGCGGCAATCTGATGCCGATGATGACCGAGATGGGTCGGGCCCGTGTCTACGACTTCCACGACAACGAGGTACCGGGCCAGGAAGAGCCGGAACGCGGCTACTGGCGCGACGTCGGAACACTCGATGCGTATTACGAGGCCTCCATGGACCTGATTGCCACTTCTCCGATATTCAATCTCTACAACGAGGAATGGCCGATCTTCACCTGGCATTTCCCGTGGCCGCCCGCCAAGTTCGTGCACGATGAAGACCAGCGGCGCGGCACGGCGATCAACTCGATCGTGTCCAACGGGGCGATCATTTCCGGGGGTTCGGTCCGCGGGTCGATCATCTCACCCGAGGTGAGGGTCAACTCCTACGCCTCGGTCGAAGACTCGGTCTTGATGGACGGGACGGTCATAGGGCGCGGCGCAGTCGTCCGGCGGGCGATCATCGACAAAGATGTGACCGTTCCAGACGGTTTCCAAATCGGCGTGGACCTGGAGGCGGACCGGGAACGTTTCACGGTCTCCGAGAACGGAATCGTGGTCGTGGGCAAGAACCATCTGATCGAGTAGATCACCCGGGCCGCTGGCCTGCTGGCGCCACGGCCAATTGCCAATTGCCCTCTTGCATGTCGTAGCCTTGCTCCGATGTCTTCACCACCGGTCACCGACCCGCCTTCGCTCGACGTTGCCCTGCTGGGCCGCGGTCGCGATCTGATCGCCAGGCAGCTTCGAAGGGCTCCGAAGCAGTTCGCTCTGGGTGGTGCCGGGACCGTCCTCTTCGCGGTGATGACGATCGTTTCGTCCTATGTGATCGGCTGGATCACCGACGACATCCTGCTGCCCGCCATCGACGCCGGAGAGGTCGGGGCCGCCACGCTGGCCGGCGGTGCGGCGGCGGTGATCGGGGTCGCGCTGGCCAGGGCCCTCGGGATAACTCTGCGCCGCTACGGAGCGTACGCCGCGCAGTACCGGTTGCAGGCGCGCGACCGCACCGAGGTGACCGACCGCTACCTCCAGCTTCCGATCGAATGGCATCGCCGCCACCCGACCGGGCAGTTGCTCGCCAACGTCAACGAGGACGTCGAAGCGGCCTCCTTCATAGCTGCGCCGTTGCCGATGGCGTTCGGGGTCATAGTGATGCTCGTGATCACCGCAACCCTGCTCGTGCTGACCGACCCGTTTCTGGCGATCGTCGGCTTCGCGGTCGGACCGGCCATCCTGATCGTCAACTTCTTCTATCAGAGGCGAATGAGGGCGGTCGCTGCCAGAGCCCAGCGGCTCCGGGCCGAAGTAGCCGAGATTGCTCACGAGTCGTTCGACGCCGCTCTGGTGGTCAAGACGCTCGGTCGGGAGGATCAGGAGGTCGGCAGGTTCGGCGAACGGTCCGATGCTCTACGTGATCGGATGGTCGAGGTCGGTTCGTTGCGGGCGATATTCGATCCGCTCATGGAGGCGCTGCCGAGCATCGGCATTCTGGCGGTGCTGGCGGTGGGGGCGTGGCGGGTCGAGCAAGGAGCCGTAACGGCCGGGACGATGGTGACCTTCGCCTACCTCTTCCGTCTGGTCGCCCTTCCGATGCGCGTGTTCGGGTGGCTGCTCGGGGAAATGCCGCGCTCGGTCGTGGGCATGGACCGGATAGACGGAGTGCTCCAGGAACAGGGCACCGTGGTGTACGGAGTGCAGGAGAGCGGTCGCGGCGGCGGTGCGGCGGCGAGTGTCGATTCCGTCGGGTTTCAGTACCCCGAGACCCGCACCGACGATCTCTCCGGGTTCGGTGATACGGGTGCTTCCACGTACACGGACGACCGGCGCGGTGTGGAATCGGTGACGCTCAGCGTTGCGCCGGGTCGAACGGTGGCACTGGTCGGCCCAACGGGATCCGGCAAATCGACTCTTGCCCATCTGATGGTGCGGCTGTTCGATCCGGACCGTGGAGAGATCTGTCTCGACGGTCACGGTCTCGCCGACCTTCAGCGAACGGAACTCTCGGATGCGGTCAGTCTGGTCTTCCAGGAAGTGTTCCTGTTCGACGACACCGTCTACAACAACATCTCGCTCGGCGGCGACTACAGCTACGAACAGGTGCTGGCCGCCGCCGAGCTCGCCCACGCCGATGGGTTCATCTCCGACCTGCCCGAAGGGTTCGACACTCTGGTCGGCGAGCGGGGCGCCTCGCTTTCGGGCGGGCAGCGTCAACGGATCGCCCTGGCCAGGGCGCTGATCCGGCACCCGCGCCTGCTGGTGCTGGACGACGCCACATCCGCCGTCGACCCCTCAATCGAACAGGACATACTCTCCGGTCTGGCGGAACTCGACACGACGGTGGTGATCGTCGCCTACCGGCGTTCCTCGATAGTCCTCGCCGACGAGGTCATCTACATCGAGGACGGCAGGGTCATCGGTCGCGGACCTCATGACGAGCTGTACCGGAGTCTGGCGCCCTACCGGGGACTCATCGACGCCTACGAACAAGAGGAATCCCGATGACCATCGCCGCCCAGCAAGCCGAACGGCGCGGTGCGACGGCAACGATACGGCGAGGGCTGAGCCTGTCGCCGGAGTTGCGTCGCGGGCTGCCGGGGACGCTGCTGCTCGCCCTGATCGCGACGGCCGGGCGGGTCATCGTCCCGGTGGCGGTACAGCAGATCATCGATGGCGGCTTCGCCGCCGGCGGCGTCGACATGGGGTTCGTAGCGCAGATGACCGGATGGGCGTTCCTGGCGGTCGTCGTTACGGCAGGTTCCACCGGGGGCATGCACCTGCGTCTGGCCCGCGTTTCGGAGACGGCGTTGTCGCGTCTGCGGGTGCGGGCATTCCGTCATATCCACGATCTGTCGATGCTTCATCAGGCGTCCGAGCAGCGTGGTGTTCTGGTGGCCCGCGTCACCTCCGACGTCGATCAGATCAGCAGGTTCATGCAGTGGGGCGGACTGATGTTGATCATCAACGGCGGCCAGGCGCTCCTGTCCCTGGTCGTCATGTTCGTCTACTCGCCGCGGCTGGCTCTGGTCGTGGTGCTGCTGGTGCCGTTGATCGTGTTGACGATCAAGTGGTTCCAATCGCGTTTGGAAGTTGCCTATCTGACCGTGCGGGAACGGGTGGGCCGGATGCTGGCCGTTCTGGCCGAGGTGGTGGTGGGCGCTCCGGTGATCCGTGCATACGGAATCGAAGATCGAATCCGGAACCGTCTCGGCGACGCCATCGAGAACCACCGCAGGTCGGGAGTACGGGCCGGGGCGCTGTCGTCGTCCTTCTCCGGGGCGGGTGAGTTGCTCTCGGCGGTGATCGTTGCCGCCGTGCTGGTGGTGGGCACGATCCTGGCGGTCGGTGGCTCGATCTCGGTGGGAACGGTCGTGGCGTTCCTGTTCCTGGTGCAGTTGTTCGTGCAACCGGTGCAGATGCTCGGTGAGGCGGTGAACGAGGCGCAGACGGCGGTCGCAGGCTGGCGGCGAGTGCTCGACGTGCTGGACATAGCGCCCGATGTCGCCGACCCGGGCTCGGGCGGAGTGGACCTGCCACACGAACCGCTCGGTGTCGCGTTCGACGGAGTTTCGTTCCGCTATCCGCGCCCCGGCGAGGTGGCCCGGGAGGCCAGCGGAACGGCGGCGTTGCTGGAGGTGTCGCTGGAGATCGAACCCCGCAGCCGGGTGGCAGTGGTCGGTGAGACCGGATCCGGTAAGACGACTTTCGCCAAGCTCCTGACCCGGTTGATGGACCCCACCTCGGGAAGGGTGCTGATGGGTGGGGCCGACCTCCGGACCGTCCGGTTCGAGTCGCTGCGCGACCGGGTAGTCATGGTCCCGCAGGAGGGCATGTTGTTCAGCGGCACGATCGCCGACAACGTACGGATGGGCCGGCCGGAAGCGTCGGACGACGAGTTGACCTCAGCGTTCGACCGGCTCGGGTTGCGCGACTGGCTGGGGGAGCTGACCGCCGGGCTGGCGACCCAGGTGGGGGAGCGTGGCAATGCTCTCTCGGTGGGGGAGCGGCAGCTGGTCACGTTGGTGCGGGCGGCCATCGCCGACCCTGATCTGCTGGTGCTCGACGAGGCAACGTCGGCGGTCGATCCGGCGACCGAAGTGCGTATCAGCCGGGCCTTGACCGGCCTGACCACCGGGCGCACGGTTGTGACGATCGCCCACCGCATGTCGACCGCCGAGTCCGCCGACCGTGTCATCGTGTTCGATCGGGGCCGGATCGTCCAGGACGGTTCCCACTCGCAACTGGTCGCGGAAGGCGGTATCTACGGCCGCCTCTACGAGAGCTGGCAGCGCGGAACGAGCGTCTAGCGGTTCCGCTCTGATTCTCAGCAATACTGTTGTTCCCCACGCGCACCAGCATTGCCGAGAAAACCTCTCTCCGATTCTCAGCAATACTGATGTTCCCCACGCGCACCAGCATTGCTGAGAAAAGTCAGATCGTGGCCTTCGCTACCTCTACCAACGTGTCCGAGTAGGCGACTCCGCCGCCCCAGTCGGTCGGCGTGTCGCTGGTCAGCGAGTTGGCGGTGGCGGGCTGACCGTGGTCGGCTCCTTGCCATCCGAACGGGACGGCCACGACTCCGGGCCGCAGGCGGTCGCTTATCCGGGCGGTCAGCGTGAGCCGGGCCCGGTCGTTCCACACGTGCGCCTCGTCGCCGTCCGACAACCCCCGCCGGGCGGCATCGACGGGATCCATCTCAACGAACGGGCCGCCCTCACGTGGACCGTGTTTGGGCAGGTGGCTGTAGGAGCTGTTCAGGAATCTCGTGTGGTGCTTGGGTGTGAGCAGGGCCAGCGGATAGCGGTCGGCGAGCTCGGAGGCCCCGCCCGGGCTCTCCCCCGGGGTGCGGTAGGTCGGGAGCGGGTCGAGGCCTTGTCGCTCCAGGTCTGCTGAGAAGAGCTCGGCCTTGCCGCTGGCGGTCTTGAACCCCCCCTCCGCATAGGGGAGGAGTTTCTCGGGCGCGTCGACCCGCACGAATCCGTCCTGTTGCAGCCGGTCCAGGTCGATGCCCGTTATCGCCGACTCGATCAGGCTGCGGTCGGATTCGGTGAACCCGTCTCCCTCGAACCCCATGGCGGCCGCCAGGCGCCGCCACAGCTCCGTGTTGGGCACTGCTTCACCGAGCGGGGCGATCGCAGGTTCGTTCCAGCCCATGTAGAGGTGTCCCCAGGCGGTGACGACGTCGAGTTGCTCGAGCTGAGTCGTCGCCGGGAAGATCACATCGGCATAGCGGGCCGTGTCGGTCATGAACTGTTCGCTCACCACGGTGAAGAGATCGTCACGTTCGAGGCCCTGCCGGATCAGCGCGGCGTTGGGGACCGTCACGGCCGGGTTCCCGTTCCAGACGAACAGGGCCTGCACCGGCGGGTCCATCGACGGATCGGTGAGGGCGCGGCCGAGGTGGTTCATGTTGATTTCCCGGCGGGCCCGCCCGGTGTCGGCGCCGTCGAAGACGCGGTCGTCGACATTGGCCTCCGACCACGAATGGGTGCTCTTCGACAGGCCGCCGCCGAGATGGCGCCAGGAGCCGGTCAGCACCGGGAGGCAGGCGAGGGCCCGGAAGAACATCGCGCCGTTCTCGTGGTGCTCTGCACCGATGAGGGTGCGGATGTGAGCTGTTCTGGTCTTCCCGTAGGAGCGGGCGAGGTCCTCGATCACGCCTGCGTCGATGCCGCATTCGACCGCGGCCCGCCCGGGCGTCCACTCAGACACGTGGTCCCGGAGCGCCTCGAACCCCGTTGAGTGTCTCTCGATGTAGTCGTGGTCGAGTAGATCATCTCGGATCAGGACGTGCATCATGGCGAGCATCAGCGCGACGTCCGTTCCGGGCCGCGGCTGGATGTGGCGGTCGGATGCTGCGGCCGTGGCGGTCCGGAGCGGGTCGATGGTGACGACCTCGGCGCCCTTCTGCCGTGCTTCTTCGATGAACGGCCAGAGGTGGCGGTTGGTGAGCTTGGTGTTCGTTCCCCACAAGAGGACCAACCCGGAATGGCGAACGTCGAGAGGGTCGGCGGCGTGGGATGTCCCGTAGGTGGCGGAAGTTCCGGCGCTGGCGGTTCCGCCGCACAGCGAACCGCTCTGCCGGGAAGAGCCGAGCCGGGCGAAGAATCGACGGTCGAGGGAGCTCATCTGGATCAGGCCCTGGGTGCCGGCGTCCCACCAAGGGAGGATCGCTTCCCCGCCCCAGCGGTCGACGACGGTCTGCAACCGTCCGGCGACGATGCTCAACGCCTCGGCCCAGGACGCCCTCCGGTATCGACCGTCACCCTTGGAGCCGGTCCTGACCAGCGGATACAGGAGACGGTCCGGGCTGTAGACCCGGTCGATGAAGTGGTTGACCTTCGGGCACAGCTCGCCCTTCGAGTAAGGATGATCGGGATTGCCGCGCAGCTGCACGGCCACACCGTCCTCGACCGTTGCGATCCACCCGCAGGTGTCCGGGCAGTCGTGATGGCAGGTTCCGAGGACGGTCCTTGTGGTCATGGCAGGATTGTAAGGCTTCGGTGCTACTGAGAGCGTTCCTCGCATACGTGGAGCGCCGGCAAGCCGGATCTATCGGCTGATAGTCCTCTTTCGGATGACTCTCAGAGATCGTCGTGGGGGTTTGTGCCCCCTCCGCCTTCGCCTGCCGGCGAAGCCACCTCCCCCGTCTGGCGACGGGAGAGGAACGCGGTTGGGTCTGCAGGTCCTACCTCGCCCGTTCCTCTAACACTTCCGTCACCTCTCGCAGCGAGATCCCGCGCTCGGCCAGGAGGACCAGAAGGTGATAGAGCAGATCGCCTGCCTCTTCGGCGACTCGCCGATCGTCCGCCGCTCCGTTGGTGTGATCCTTGGCGGCCATCAGCACCTCGCCGGCTTCCTCGAGCACCTTGCGTCCGACGAGATCGATCCCACCATCGATCAACGTCACGGTGTAGGAACCTTCCGGGCGCTCGGCCCTGCGCTTCAGGATGGTTTGCCAGAGCGGTGAGAGATCAAAGCGAGGTTCGCCCCCTCCGCCCTCGCCTGACGGCGAGGCCACCTCCCCCGTCCGGTGCCGGGGGAGGAATGCTTCTTCTTCCCCTCCCGCCGAAGGCCGGGGGAGGGGTGCCACCTGGCGGCCGTCGAAACAGCTCACCGTGCCGGTGTGACAGGTGGGCCCGTCCGGCATCGCCCGGATCAACAGTGCATCGCCGTCGCAGTCTTCAGCCATGTCGACGAATCGAAGGGTGTTGCCGCTGGTCTCGCCCTTCTTCCACAGTTCCTGCCGCGCGCGGCTCCAGAAGTGAACGAAGCCGGTCTCCCTGGTGAGATCGATGGCCTCCTGGTTCAGGTACCCGAGCATCAGCACCCGCCCGGTGTCCGCATCCTGCACGATGCCTGCAATCAGGTCGGTCATCGCGCCCCCTTTCTCCCCCCGCCGTCAGGCGGGGGGAGTGGGTCCGAGCGCAGCGAGGAGTCGAGGGGGGCAGCTTTGCCAGATGGTCTCACGACGCGACCCTCCTCACCGGCACGCCGGCTTCTTCGAGTCCTGCCTTCACCGCGTCTATCCCGATTTCTCTCCGGTGGAAGATCGAGGCGGCCAGCACGGCATCGGCCCGTCCGTCGGTGATTGCGGCGACGCAGTGTGCGATGGACCCGGCACCGCCGGAAGCAATGATCGGAACGTCGACGGCTTCGCCTGCGGCACGCAGCAACTCGAGGTCGAAGCCGTCTTTCGTCCCGTCACGGTCCATAGAGGTGAGCAGTATCTCGCCGGCTCCGAGGCGGACACCCTCCCGCACCCAGTCGATCGCATCGAGTCCCGTCGGGGTTCGCCCTCCGTGGGTGTAGACCTCCCAGGAATCGCCCGTCCGCTTGGCGTCGACGGCCAGCACGACACATTGGCGGCCGAACTGGGCCGCACATTCGGCGATCAGCGCAGGACGTTCCACAGCTGCGGTATTGACCGAGACCTTGTCGGCACCGGCTCTCAGCACGGCCCGCATGTCGTCGACCGAACGGACGCCGCCGCCGACGGTGAGAGGGACGAACACCTCCGAGGCGGTCCGGTGGACCACGTCGAGAAAGATGGCCCGGTCGTCCGACGAGGCGGTGATGTCGAGGTAGACGATCTCATCGGCGCCCTCGGCGGCATAGCGGGCGGCCAGCTCCACCGGGTCGCCTTCATCGACGAGATCGACGAAGTTCACGCCCTTCACCACCCGTCCGTTGTCGACGTCGAGGCAGGGGATGATCCGGCTACGCAGCATCGGCGGCCTCGCGGCATCCGTTCACGAAGTTGGCGAGCACTCTCATGCCGTCGGGCCCGCTGCGTTCAGGGTGGAACTGCACTCCGACCCGCAGTCCGTCCCTGGCTGCGGCCACGAATGGTTTTCCGTAGGACGCCATGGCCACGGCGACCGCCTCGTCGGCCGGGTAGACGGCATACGAGTGAACGAAGTAGAAGGGGGTGCCGGCGCGGATTCCGGCGAAGAGGGGATCGGGGCGCACGAAGTCCAGGTCGTTCCAGCCGATGTGGGGGAGTTTGGGGGTGTCGAGCAACTGTTCCACCCGGCCGCCCATGAGACCGAGGCAGGCGGTGCCGTCCTCGTCGCTGGATTCGAAGAACAACTGCAGACCCACGCAGATGCCGAGGAGCGGTCGATCCAGTTCCCGGAGGGGAGAGACGAAGCCGGTTTCCTCGAGCCTTCGCATGGCGGCACCCGTCGAGCCGACACCGGGCAGTACCACACCGTCGGCGCCGGCCAGGTCTGCCGGTGTTTCGGCCACGACGACTTCTGCCCCGGTCCGTTGCAGTCCCTGGGCGATGGAGACGAGGTTGCCTGCCCCGTGGTCGATGACGGCGATGCGCGTCACAAGGTTCCCTTGGTCGACGGAATGCCCGTCCTGCGGGGGTCGACGGCCACGGCGGAACGCAGGGCTCTGGCCAGCGCCTTGAAGGCGGCTTCGGCGATGTGGTGGTCGTTGGCGCCGCGGGCACTGAGGTGCAGGGTCAGCCCGGCGGTGCGGGTGAACGCTTCGAGGGCGTGGGCGATGTTCTGTGTGGTCAGGTTGCCGATCCGTTCGGTCGTGAACGGCAGGTTGATGACCGCATAGGGACGGCCGCTCACGTCGAGCACGGCTTCGGCAACGGCTTCGTCCATCGGCACCCGGGCGTCGGCGAAACGGGATATGCCCGAACGATCGCCGAGCGCCAAGGCCAGCGCCTCTCCGAGAACCAGGGCCGTGTCTTCGACC
This portion of the Acidimicrobiia bacterium genome encodes:
- a CDS encoding TlpA disulfide reductase family protein, whose amino-acid sequence is MIRRMLAGLGLALVLAACGTAAPADVPELPAIDDAILSDLLSSGDPLVLNVWASWCIPCRSEAPLLSAAHEAFGDEVTFIGIDIEDTQNAARAFIAEYGLEFDNYFDRSGAVRSALGGVGVPITYFFTASGELIHRHNGVIDERTLSLQIDEILNR
- a CDS encoding DUF5698 domain-containing protein, which codes for MALFLSALLIFLMRVTDQTLGTLRIVMLVRGRRLLAGTLGFFESLVWVLAAGQVLSNLDSPLKIVAFAGGFAAGTMLGGTVERWLALGDSLLQIVAPVESPPAAHALREAGFGATVVNAEGMDGAVRITFTVIPRKRAQEVMRIIKSVNPAAYVTYEQISTPNLELIKEQRRLIRK
- the glgC gene encoding glucose-1-phosphate adenylyltransferase; the encoded protein is MARRPHTIAMVLAGGEGNRLFPLTRSRAKPAVPFGGHYRLVDFVLSNLVNANYRRIAVLTQYKSHSLDVHLSQTWRLSPILGSYVTPVPAQMRRGPHWYEGSADAIAQNLNILSDENPDYVIVFGADHIYRMDPAQMVRQHIDSGTGVTVAAIPIPIEGASQFGIIDAAPDGTIRHFLEKPADPPSMPGRPDMAYASMGNYVFDAAVLREIVLADAEDEDSRHDIGGNLMPMMTEMGRARVYDFHDNEVPGQEEPERGYWRDVGTLDAYYEASMDLIATSPIFNLYNEEWPIFTWHFPWPPAKFVHDEDQRRGTAINSIVSNGAIISGGSVRGSIISPEVRVNSYASVEDSVLMDGTVIGRGAVVRRAIIDKDVTVPDGFQIGVDLEADRERFTVSENGIVVVGKNHLIE
- a CDS encoding prolipoprotein diacylglyceryl transferase family protein, with product MEFTLLWAALLAVGAIWLMLWFERRLGLGPDERSFDTVLGATVFGLVAGRIAAMLLTGTNPVTHPADIILIRGGVDTGFASLGALGFLAWATRRSLPATLDLMSPAILAGLAGWHGGCVFRGTCLGTRSDLPWAVAQPGSDLTRHPTELYAALLVLLAAGGLLLVIRRIGRGGLPAGLALAAAGLIRLITEPMRPSLGSGPVWWYTSAIVLGITLAGMALFRRAPDGRNEG
- a CDS encoding HAMP domain-containing sensor histidine kinase, producing the protein MKLLRRLEVRLLLSYLAVTVVTLAVMAVALQVLVPSEFEAEVERIGQQHGLSRETVPNSVAEQPGSVDDPDTPTMPPSSTVGSSTPGDGDSASTTTPGSAPGGPGTTSGPGTTGGPGTTGGPGTTGGPGTTSGPGTTGGTGESGTTGGSVGSARTPGSGAALTNPIEAAQQGPRGPAGSSDTTTVVVDLEAALDKALDAGLWVAFVVSFVLATILAAVTSRRVLKPLRNVQLATRRLAEGRYGERVPIPNEIELAELAADVNALGETLERTEQQRSRLMSDLAHELRTPLTTIQGYMEGLIDGVFEPTPEVFTEVADEATRLKRLTADLALLSRAEEGALILDLHTVDLGRVACRAAERLRPQFHDQDVVLSLGPMPDLPVRGDPDRLAQAFTNLVGNALIHTPAGGRVWLNATADASTCAVSVHDTGEGIPANELEQIFERFHRVEGRGVAFTGSGIGLTISRTIIRSHGGELSVDSAGPGRGSTFTVRVPRANP
- a CDS encoding response regulator transcription factor → MSDRTILVVDDERKIRQLVRAYLEKDGFSVLEAATGREAIESVRVHQPDLVVLDIMLPGLDGIEALREIRTFSDVYVVMLTARAEEVDKLIGLSVGADDYLTKPFSPRELLARVKAVLRRDRGGGKPDATRMDFGDLRIDQDRREVTKGGRIVDLTALEFDLLAALASEPGRVFSRRQLLERVWGWDFFGDERVVDVHIRNLRRALADDASQPAIVGTARGVGYKFLLEP